In Candidatus Zixiibacteriota bacterium, a genomic segment contains:
- a CDS encoding methylmalonyl-CoA mutase family protein, giving the protein MTDPSHSTKHTDERAESKRGIFDKLHLRRGEASEAWRAKATPADHLEGRKFITVSSVPIKDLYTPADVAEIDFEREIGYPGFPPYTRGVHPSMYRQRLWTMRQFSGMGTPAQTNERYHFLLSQGQTGLSVAFDLPTLMGYDSDHPRSRGEVGVCGVAVDSLKDMEIIFRGINLGEISTSMTINAPAAIILAFYIAVAEKQGVKPEQLRGTLQNDILKEYIAQKEWVYPPPAHMKLIVDTIEYGTHQMPQWNTISISGYHIREAGATAVQELAYTLADGFAYVEAAMARGLKVDEFAPRLSFFFNSHLDFFEEIAKYRAARKIWARHMRERYGAQDERSWLMRFHTQTAGVSLTAQQPENNIVRVTWQAMAAALGGTQSLHTNSMDETLALPSEKAALIALRTQQLVAYESGITNTIDPLAGSYFVESLTRQMEDAAEEIFAEIERRGGVLAGIEQGYFQRELAKSAYIYQQAVEKDERIVVGVNRFTMDDEHIEIPLLKIDPAVEREQIESLRQLKQARDNDKVARTLVDLNAAAKRDDNLMPAFIECARVYATLGEIVDVLRGVYGEYEEPPMI; this is encoded by the coding sequence ATGACCGACCCTTCGCACTCCACGAAGCACACCGACGAGCGCGCCGAATCCAAACGCGGGATCTTCGACAAGCTCCATTTGCGCCGCGGTGAGGCGTCGGAAGCGTGGCGCGCCAAAGCCACCCCGGCCGACCATCTCGAAGGCCGGAAGTTCATCACCGTTTCTTCGGTGCCGATCAAGGACCTCTACACACCGGCCGACGTTGCCGAGATCGACTTCGAGCGCGAGATCGGATACCCCGGGTTTCCCCCGTACACGCGCGGCGTGCACCCGTCAATGTACCGGCAGCGGCTGTGGACCATGCGGCAGTTTTCCGGGATGGGGACCCCGGCGCAGACCAACGAGCGGTACCATTTTCTGCTCTCGCAGGGGCAGACCGGTCTTTCGGTCGCCTTTGATTTGCCCACGTTGATGGGCTACGACTCCGATCATCCGCGCTCGCGCGGCGAGGTCGGCGTCTGCGGCGTCGCGGTCGATTCGCTCAAGGACATGGAGATCATCTTCCGCGGCATCAATCTGGGGGAGATCTCGACCTCCATGACGATCAATGCCCCGGCGGCGATCATCCTGGCCTTCTACATCGCGGTCGCCGAGAAGCAGGGCGTCAAGCCGGAGCAACTGCGCGGCACGCTGCAGAACGATATCCTCAAGGAGTACATCGCCCAGAAGGAGTGGGTCTATCCGCCGCCGGCGCACATGAAGTTGATCGTCGACACCATCGAATATGGCACCCATCAGATGCCGCAGTGGAACACGATCTCGATTTCGGGCTACCACATCCGCGAGGCGGGGGCAACCGCGGTCCAGGAGTTGGCCTACACGCTGGCCGATGGCTTCGCCTATGTCGAGGCGGCAATGGCACGCGGGCTGAAGGTCGATGAGTTTGCCCCGCGGCTGTCGTTCTTCTTCAATTCGCATCTCGACTTCTTCGAGGAAATCGCCAAGTATCGCGCCGCCCGCAAGATTTGGGCGCGGCACATGCGCGAACGGTACGGGGCCCAGGATGAGCGCTCGTGGCTGATGCGTTTTCACACCCAGACGGCGGGCGTGTCGCTCACCGCGCAGCAGCCGGAGAACAACATCGTCCGGGTCACCTGGCAGGCGATGGCGGCCGCCCTGGGCGGCACCCAATCGCTGCACACCAATTCGATGGATGAGACCTTGGCGCTGCCGTCCGAGAAGGCGGCGCTGATCGCTTTGCGCACGCAGCAGTTGGTCGCCTATGAATCGGGAATCACCAACACCATCGACCCGTTGGCGGGATCGTACTTCGTGGAATCGCTGACCCGGCAGATGGAGGATGCCGCCGAGGAGATCTTCGCCGAGATTGAACGCCGCGGCGGTGTGCTCGCGGGAATCGAGCAGGGGTACTTCCAGCGCGAACTGGCCAAATCCGCATACATCTACCAACAGGCGGTGGAGAAAGACGAACGGATCGTCGTCGGCGTCAACCGGTTCACCATGGATGATGAGCACATCGAGATTCCCCTTCTCAAGATCGACCCGGCGGTCGAACGGGAGCAGATCGAATCGCTGCGCCAGTTGAAGCAGGCGCGTGACAACGACAAGGTGGCGCGGACCCTGGTCGACCTCAATGCCGCAGCGAAGCGCGATGACAATTTGATGCCCGCCTTCATCGAATGCGCCCGTGTCTATGCGACCCTGGGTGAGATCGTTGATGTGCTGCGCGGCGTCTACGGCGAGTACGAAGAGCCGCCGATGATCTGA
- the meaB gene encoding methylmalonyl Co-A mutase-associated GTPase MeaB has product MSLLSRFLSGDRLALARMITYIEDRAPGYHEALARIFAHRRGAYRVGVTGPPGAGKSSLVNRLALKLANEGHQVGVVAVDPSSPFTGGALLGDRVRMQSLYGLPGVFVRSMATRGSPGGLAAATRDVCVAFEGFGFDLILVETVGVGQVELDVASVCDTVIVVFVPESGDAIQAMKSGLMEIADVFCINKADRPGAERVKAELESILEVKQEIRRSAAKSTASTPHWNPPVLTTVAVDDEGTDGLWEATQSHRRFHDAADPNGVVRRRARADLTLSLAELARLRMEDQILVAAEFEQAVEQIATAQADPYTLARRLFDAWCRSRE; this is encoded by the coding sequence ATGTCCCTCCTCTCCCGATTTCTCTCCGGTGATCGTCTCGCGCTGGCGCGGATGATCACCTATATCGAGGACCGTGCGCCGGGATACCATGAGGCGCTGGCCCGGATCTTCGCGCACCGTCGGGGCGCCTATCGTGTCGGCGTGACCGGCCCTCCAGGGGCGGGTAAGTCGTCGCTGGTCAACCGGCTGGCGCTCAAGCTGGCGAACGAGGGACATCAGGTCGGGGTGGTCGCGGTCGATCCTTCCAGTCCGTTCACCGGGGGTGCGCTGTTGGGCGACCGGGTGCGCATGCAGTCGCTCTACGGTTTGCCCGGTGTCTTTGTGCGCAGCATGGCGACCCGCGGGTCACCCGGCGGTCTGGCCGCCGCCACGCGGGATGTCTGTGTGGCGTTCGAAGGATTCGGCTTTGACCTGATCCTCGTGGAAACTGTCGGTGTCGGGCAGGTGGAGCTCGATGTCGCCTCGGTCTGCGACACGGTGATCGTCGTCTTCGTCCCGGAATCGGGAGATGCGATTCAGGCGATGAAATCGGGACTGATGGAGATCGCCGACGTCTTCTGCATCAACAAGGCCGATCGTCCGGGGGCCGAACGGGTCAAAGCGGAGCTGGAGTCGATTCTGGAGGTGAAGCAGGAAATCCGTCGCAGCGCGGCCAAGAGCACCGCCTCGACGCCGCACTGGAACCCTCCCGTGCTCACGACCGTTGCCGTGGACGACGAGGGGACCGACGGCCTCTGGGAGGCGACACAGTCGCACCGTCGTTTCCACGATGCCGCCGACCCCAATGGGGTCGTGCGACGGCGGGCGCGGGCGGATCTGACCTTGTCGCTCGCCGAGCTGGCGCGTTTGCGGATGGAGGACCAGATTCTGGTCGCGGCGGAGTTCGAGCAGGCCGTCGAACAGATCGCGACTGCCCAGGCCGATCCGTACACACTGGCGCGCCGTCTGTTTGACGCTTGGTGTCGGTCGCGGGAATAG
- the recJ gene encoding single-stranded-DNA-specific exonuclease RecJ → MSPVQWEFAPSPAGEATRELAVACGLPQQIASLLFARGVDSPEHVQQFFEPRIGELTDPFLLPGMRSAVDRLIRALKDRELIMVYGDYDVDGITSTALMYLVLNRLGADVQYYLPNRLVEGYGLSPDGIDHAVATGVRLILTVDCGITAIEEVEYARSKGIKVVVADHHQPGEGLPDAEAIVNPKLGPKGSPTDDLAGVGVSYKLAQALYRSLGQDESELEEHLDLVALGTAADIVPLVGENRVLTKYGLRQIERTNKPGLKSLCFVSNLIGKSITTGQIVFILAPRINAVGRLGDARLAVKLLSTRDDAVAIDIAHHLERENRTRKILDEKTLGQALAQIDRAQDRARDRAIVLSSPGWHQGVIGIVASRLVERFHVPTVMIAVDGDEGKGSARSIPAFDLYDAFRECGDLVLRYGGHKYAAGMSIARDKIPAFTERFKRVAAERLAEDDLIPKLVIDSRMELDTLTDDFMDNLDRFSPFGPHNTRPVFVSESIEMAGSPYIVGNNHLKFKVRHSGRVFDCIGFGMGDRASTLSSHSGRIDLAYVPERIEWDNTRRLQLRVKDFRLM, encoded by the coding sequence TTGTCTCCAGTACAGTGGGAGTTTGCTCCATCACCGGCCGGTGAAGCCACGCGGGAGCTGGCGGTGGCTTGCGGATTGCCGCAGCAGATCGCCTCGTTGCTCTTTGCCCGGGGCGTCGATTCCCCCGAGCACGTCCAGCAGTTTTTTGAGCCGCGCATCGGTGAGCTGACCGATCCCTTCCTGCTTCCCGGCATGCGGTCGGCCGTGGATCGCCTGATCCGCGCCCTAAAAGACCGTGAACTGATCATGGTCTATGGGGACTACGACGTCGACGGGATCACGTCGACGGCGTTGATGTATCTTGTCCTCAACCGGCTCGGCGCCGACGTCCAATACTACCTGCCCAATCGTCTGGTGGAGGGATACGGGCTCTCCCCCGACGGCATCGATCATGCCGTTGCCACGGGTGTTCGGTTGATCCTCACGGTGGATTGCGGCATCACGGCGATTGAAGAGGTTGAATACGCCCGCAGCAAGGGGATCAAGGTCGTCGTCGCCGATCACCATCAGCCCGGTGAGGGGCTTCCCGATGCCGAGGCGATCGTCAATCCCAAGCTCGGACCCAAGGGCTCACCGACTGATGATCTGGCGGGAGTCGGTGTCTCCTACAAGCTCGCCCAGGCGCTCTATCGCTCTTTGGGGCAGGACGAAAGTGAATTGGAAGAGCACCTCGATCTCGTGGCGCTCGGAACCGCGGCGGACATCGTGCCGCTGGTCGGTGAAAACCGCGTCCTCACCAAGTATGGACTGCGCCAAATCGAGCGAACCAACAAGCCGGGTCTCAAGTCGCTCTGTTTCGTGTCCAATCTGATCGGCAAATCGATCACGACCGGTCAGATCGTCTTCATTCTGGCGCCGCGCATCAATGCCGTCGGCCGGCTCGGCGATGCCCGGCTCGCCGTGAAACTCCTCTCGACCCGCGATGATGCCGTCGCCATCGACATCGCGCACCATCTGGAACGCGAGAACCGCACGCGCAAGATCCTCGACGAAAAGACCCTCGGTCAGGCGCTGGCCCAGATTGACCGGGCCCAGGATCGCGCACGCGACCGGGCCATCGTCCTCTCATCGCCGGGGTGGCATCAGGGTGTGATCGGGATTGTCGCCTCACGATTGGTCGAGCGGTTCCATGTCCCGACCGTGATGATCGCGGTTGACGGCGATGAAGGAAAAGGGTCGGCACGCTCGATTCCCGCCTTCGACCTCTATGATGCCTTCCGCGAGTGCGGCGATCTGGTGCTCCGCTACGGCGGGCACAAGTACGCCGCCGGGATGTCGATTGCCCGCGACAAGATCCCCGCCTTCACCGAGCGCTTCAAGCGCGTGGCCGCCGAACGGCTCGCCGAGGACGATCTCATCCCCAAACTGGTGATTGACTCCCGCATGGAACTCGACACGTTGACCGACGATTTCATGGACAATCTCGACCGCTTCTCGCCCTTCGGCCCACACAACACCCGTCCCGTCTTCGTCAGCGAGAGCATCGAGATGGCCGGGTCGCCCTACATCGTGGGGAACAACCACCTGAAGTTCAAGGTGCGCCACAGCGGCAGGGTGTTCGATTGCATCGGCTTCGGCATGGGGGACCGCGCCTCGACGCTCTCATCGCATTCCGGCCGGATCGACCTGGCCTATGTCCCCGAGCGGATCGAGTGGGACAACACCCGCCGTTTGCAGTTACGCGTGAAGGACTTCCGGTTGATGTGA
- the guaB gene encoding IMP dehydrogenase, which translates to MERSRVLNEAMTFDDVLLVPAKSDVLPRDVDVATRLGPINLPIPIVSAAMDTVTEAKLAIAMARHGGLGTIHRNMTIERQAAEVEKVKRSESGMIHDPITLEPDRPIHDALEVMRRYSISGIPITVSRKLVGILTNRDLRFCRDASVSIGSLMTKSPLITVPEGTSLESAQEILHANRIEKLPIVDADGNLRGMITVKDILKSRQFPHACKDDRGRLRVLAAVGVGPHEGMARAKALVDAGVDGLCVDTSHGHTRSVMAIAEQLRKAFPQVLLVIGNVATREGTRDLIAAGADVVKVGIGPGSICTTRVITGAGVPQLTAILECCEEADAHGTAVIADGGVKYSGDITKALAAGAAAVMIGSLFAGTEEAPGEKVLLEGRSFKVYRGMGSIGAMTEGARDRYYQDDEEMTKLVPEGIEGRVPYKGELSDSIHQLIGGLRAGMGICGAPSIEALRRTARFVRVTFAGQRESHPHDVVITKEAPNYPSA; encoded by the coding sequence ATGGAACGGAGTCGCGTGCTGAACGAGGCGATGACGTTCGATGACGTGCTGCTGGTCCCGGCAAAGTCGGATGTCCTGCCGCGGGATGTCGACGTGGCCACGCGGCTGGGCCCGATCAATCTCCCCATCCCGATTGTCTCGGCCGCGATGGACACGGTGACCGAGGCGAAGCTGGCCATCGCGATGGCCCGGCACGGCGGATTGGGAACCATCCACCGCAACATGACGATCGAGCGGCAGGCGGCCGAGGTCGAGAAAGTCAAGCGATCGGAATCGGGAATGATCCATGATCCGATCACACTGGAACCCGACCGGCCGATCCACGATGCCCTGGAAGTGATGCGGCGCTACTCCATCTCCGGGATTCCGATCACGGTGAGCCGGAAACTGGTGGGGATCCTGACCAATCGTGACCTGCGATTCTGCCGGGATGCGTCCGTCTCGATCGGATCGCTGATGACCAAGTCCCCGCTGATCACGGTTCCCGAGGGCACCTCCCTGGAGTCCGCTCAGGAGATACTGCACGCCAACCGCATCGAGAAGTTGCCGATCGTGGATGCCGACGGCAACTTGCGCGGCATGATCACCGTGAAGGACATTCTCAAGAGCCGTCAATTCCCCCACGCGTGCAAGGACGACCGTGGGCGACTGCGCGTCCTGGCGGCCGTCGGCGTGGGTCCGCACGAGGGGATGGCGCGGGCTAAAGCGTTGGTCGACGCCGGTGTCGATGGCCTGTGCGTGGACACCTCGCACGGGCACACGCGCTCGGTGATGGCCATCGCCGAGCAGTTGAGGAAGGCCTTTCCCCAGGTGCTGTTGGTCATCGGCAATGTGGCTACGCGGGAGGGAACACGCGATCTCATCGCGGCCGGCGCCGACGTCGTCAAAGTCGGGATTGGGCCGGGCTCCATCTGCACCACACGCGTGATCACCGGTGCCGGGGTTCCGCAACTGACCGCGATTCTGGAGTGCTGCGAGGAGGCCGACGCTCATGGTACGGCCGTGATCGCCGACGGCGGCGTCAAGTACTCGGGTGACATCACCAAGGCACTGGCGGCGGGGGCTGCGGCCGTGATGATCGGCTCGCTCTTCGCGGGCACCGAAGAAGCGCCCGGTGAAAAGGTGCTGCTGGAAGGGCGGTCCTTCAAGGTCTATCGCGGCATGGGATCGATCGGAGCTATGACCGAGGGCGCCCGGGATCGCTACTATCAGGACGACGAGGAGATGACCAAGCTGGTGCCCGAGGGAATCGAGGGACGGGTTCCCTACAAAGGTGAGCTCTCCGATTCGATCCACCAGTTGATCGGCGGTCTGCGTGCCGGCATGGGAATCTGTGGCGCCCCAAGCATTGAAGCACTGCGCCGCACCGCGCGCTTTGTGCGCGTTACCTTCGCGGGGCAACGCGAAAGCCATCCGCACGATGTCGTAATCACGAAAGAAGCCCCGAACTACCCCAGCGCGTAG